One Rhizobium sp. 9140 genomic region harbors:
- a CDS encoding LysR family transcriptional regulator yields MDQLSAMRVFIRVVETGNFTRAAATLGMPKTTVTNLVQSLEARLKTTLLNRTTRRVIVTTDGALYYERAIQILSELDELDNSLSNSQSQPSGRLRVEMAGAFADLVVIPALCDFYQRYPQIKLDIGVGDRLVDYVAENVDCALRGGTPTDQSLIARKVGEMSMKACAAPFYLQKFGRPSEPEDLARDHVAVGYLMAQSGRVLDLEFIGDERTIEIIPNYILSVNDARSYVNAAIGGLGIAVAPGFMINGALENGTLVEVLPGWSIEPVPLYIVYPQRRHLSNKVRVFVDWLAKLMQTLPADRV; encoded by the coding sequence ATGGATCAGCTGTCTGCCATGCGTGTTTTTATTCGTGTCGTGGAGACTGGCAACTTCACCCGTGCTGCCGCTACGTTGGGCATGCCGAAGACGACAGTCACGAATTTGGTCCAGAGCCTGGAAGCCCGGTTGAAAACCACGCTTTTGAACCGAACGACGCGACGTGTGATCGTGACCACGGATGGGGCACTCTATTACGAGCGCGCAATCCAGATTCTGTCCGAGCTGGATGAGTTGGACAACAGTCTGAGCAACTCCCAATCTCAGCCCAGTGGAAGGTTGCGTGTTGAGATGGCGGGTGCCTTCGCCGATCTCGTCGTCATCCCTGCCCTTTGCGACTTTTACCAACGTTATCCCCAGATCAAGCTCGATATCGGTGTTGGCGACAGGCTTGTGGATTACGTTGCCGAAAATGTCGATTGCGCCCTCCGCGGGGGAACGCCGACCGATCAGTCTCTCATCGCCCGCAAGGTTGGTGAGATGTCTATGAAGGCTTGCGCTGCTCCATTCTACCTCCAAAAGTTTGGTAGGCCGAGTGAGCCCGAGGATCTTGCCCGTGATCACGTCGCTGTTGGTTATCTGATGGCACAGTCTGGTCGCGTTCTCGATCTTGAGTTTATCGGTGACGAACGCACCATCGAGATCATCCCCAACTACATTCTGTCCGTGAATGATGCCCGCTCTTATGTGAATGCTGCAATCGGCGGTCTCGGAATCGCCGTCGCACCCGGGTTCATGATCAACGGCGCTCTTGAAAATGGCACGCTGGTCGAGGTTCTCCCGGGCTGGTCTATCGAACCGGTTCCGCTCTACATCGTCTATCCGCAACGGCGGCATTTGAGCAATAAAGTCCGTGTATTCGTCGATTGGCTCGCCAAGCTCATGCAAACCTTGCCAGCTGACAGGGTTTGA